The following are encoded together in the Acidobacteriota bacterium genome:
- a CDS encoding Gfo/Idh/MocA family oxidoreductase, with protein sequence MPDRRQFLQAAGATAAAASLPARSYARIVGANDRVRVGIVGFSDRCRGSLIPAHQKHAAELNFEIVAVSDIWSLRRQAGAAALQKLGQSSPIVCRNNDELYARNDVDAVLVATADFQHALHGVEAVRAGRDAYVEKPMANTMDDARALRAAVKDTGKIVQIGTQRRSAKNYQQAYEYLKSGKFGDIVAVEMTWNVNQPGRWRRPSVVGTLREEDTDWNRYLLNRPKEAFDPRKYLEFRLFWPYSSGIPDQWLVHQIDTVHWFTGCPRPRSVVANGGIYLWKDGRRNWDTFTAVFDYGPLDDPGKGFQVIYSSRMTNAAGDVKEYYYSNGGMLDLDKNTVSDTGGLRENYARSMGMKANMLPSMTIAEAASQQTGADTGADDATSANMRNWMECVRSRKAPNASVEAGYSHSVALCMTIAAIQTGQRVTFNDATQDVVVGGEGVPSAARR encoded by the coding sequence TGCCCGCATCGTCGGTGCCAACGACCGCGTCCGCGTCGGTATCGTCGGCTTCTCCGACAGGTGTCGAGGAAGCCTCATCCCCGCCCACCAGAAGCACGCCGCGGAGTTGAACTTCGAGATCGTCGCCGTGTCCGACATCTGGAGCCTCCGGCGCCAGGCCGGTGCAGCAGCGCTCCAGAAACTCGGACAGTCGTCGCCCATCGTCTGTCGCAACAACGACGAGCTTTATGCCCGCAACGACGTGGATGCCGTGCTCGTCGCCACGGCTGACTTCCAGCACGCCCTTCATGGCGTGGAGGCCGTACGCGCCGGGCGCGACGCCTACGTCGAGAAGCCGATGGCCAACACCATGGACGACGCGCGCGCGCTGCGCGCGGCGGTGAAGGACACGGGCAAGATCGTGCAGATCGGCACGCAGCGCCGCAGCGCGAAGAACTACCAGCAGGCGTACGAGTACCTGAAGTCGGGCAAGTTCGGCGACATCGTGGCCGTCGAGATGACGTGGAACGTCAACCAGCCCGGACGCTGGCGGCGCCCCTCCGTCGTCGGCACGCTGCGGGAAGAGGACACCGACTGGAACCGCTACCTGCTCAACCGGCCGAAGGAAGCCTTCGACCCGCGCAAGTATCTCGAGTTCAGACTGTTCTGGCCCTATTCGTCAGGGATCCCTGACCAATGGCTCGTCCACCAGATCGACACGGTGCACTGGTTCACCGGCTGTCCGCGGCCGCGCAGCGTGGTGGCCAACGGCGGCATCTATCTGTGGAAGGACGGCCGCCGCAACTGGGACACCTTCACGGCCGTCTTCGACTACGGTCCGCTGGACGATCCGGGCAAGGGCTTCCAGGTGATCTACAGCTCGCGCATGACCAACGCCGCGGGCGACGTGAAGGAGTACTACTACTCCAACGGCGGCATGCTCGATCTCGACAAGAACACCGTGTCCGACACCGGCGGCCTGCGCGAGAACTACGCCAGGTCGATGGGCATGAAAGCCAACATGCTGCCGTCGATGACGATTGCCGAAGCAGCGTCGCAGCAGACGGGAGCCGACACCGGCGCAGACGACGCGACGTCGGCCAACATGCGCAACTGGATGGAATGCGTGCGCAGCCGCAAGGCGCCGAACGCGAGCGTCGAGGCCGGCTACAGTCACTCGGTGGCCCTGTGCATGACGATTGCCGCCATCCAGACGGGTCAACGCGTCACGTTCAACGACGCCACGCAGGACGTGGTCGTCGGTGGTGAGGGAGTACCAAGTGCAGCACGACGTTAG